In Macrotis lagotis isolate mMagLag1 chromosome 8, bilby.v1.9.chrom.fasta, whole genome shotgun sequence, a single genomic region encodes these proteins:
- the LOC141494901 gene encoding cathelicidin antimicrobial peptide-like: MRMQRGRTMQISLSVLGLLSLMTPLVSAQDPTYQDLVNEFINDYNRKTESENLFHLSSLKLQPVEVNDPATLRSLSFTIKETVCLKTENKNPDDCDFKENGVVKECIGVINLDSTRRSFDVNCDGPERIKRRFGRLKNIVRKAGRFLKNALKNVPIVFSVPIGR, from the exons ATGAGGATGCAGAGGGGCAGGACCATGCAGATATCCCTATCTGTGCTAGGGCTACTCAGTCTGATGACTCCACTGGTCTCTGCCCAGGACCCGACATATCAGGATTTGGTGAATGAATTCATCAACGACTACAATAGGAAGACAGAATCTGAAAACCTCTTTCATCTCTCAAGCCTGAAACTGCAGCCTGTAGAA GTTAATGACCCTGCTACTCTTCGATCTTTGAGCTTCACCATCAAGGAAACTGTGTGCCTTAAGACTGAAAACAAAAATCCTGATGATTGTGACTTCAAGGAAAATGGG GTGGTGAAAGAATGCATTGGAGTCATTAACCTGGACTCTACTCGGCGCTCTTTTGATGTTAACTGTGATGGG CCTGAAAGAATCAAGAGACGTTTTGGTCGGCTGAAGAACATAGTGAGAAAAGCGGGAAGATTCCTAAAGAATGCATTAAAGAACGTTCCGATTGTATTTTCTGTCCCAATAGGACGCTAG